The region TTCGTGTGTGTACCTAATGTTCAAACTGCTTTGGAAAACTAGGTTATTTCCCCTATTGGTGAACTTTTAACTAGCACATTTTTCAAGGACTAGTGCACCCAACACCCCTATTTTGCTAAAATAGGCTCAACTATTGAGAGATGAAAGTGGACCTTGTAATTTGCatgaatctaatttgttttgttgtcccATCACAACAAAATGTTTCGAAAAGCTGTGAACTTCATATAAACACAACTCCCTTTCCCATTCTAGGAATCAATCTAATCAATatagaaaaccaaaaaaccaaGTCAATCAAGCATTCAAGGAGCGAAACGATCAAGAAGTCCCAATTTGATGATTGAATCATTGAAATATATGCTATAGCAATTATGATCAAGTGTATTATGTAATTCGTACCTAAGATAAGGTGTTGTCATTTCACCATTTATCATTTGCTTAGCCTCTTTTGTTGTGGGGTCATGCATcctatctcatcattatcaatgttGAAGAGAGAACACTAATATGCGGTTTGGATAAGGTAATCCCTTATATGAAATAACCATTTCTCCCAATTTTCTTTATGTACAGGTCCAAATCCGATAACAAGAAAGTTAAAGAAAAGTAGACCAGACATTAGCAGGCATCACAAAACATTGAATGAACGAAAACCCTAAGAACAGGGCACCCAACAGTCATTGACCCCTATTTTCAAGAGGCAAGTGATTAGATattgtcgatttcattttcgatcATCTCCCAATTTTCCCTCAACTTTAGACACGGATCTCCAATGTTTCTCTCTAGTACAATTAGCTTCATATTACAGTCCCAATTTCCTCTCTATGTCTCCATCTCAGATATGTCTTACTCTTTCTATATTTCATCTTGTATCTACTACATTCTATAAAACTTAGTCATTTTACCATTGTTAGACTAGTTCATCTATAGACACTTCACTTTCTCCATCTCATCCAACAAAAGGAACAAGAACCTAATTTCGTAACCTTTCCTTAAAGACAACAACTAGTCCTATTCTTATTACTAATTATGTTGTGTCAAGTAAGATCTTCTAGCTTACATTGGTCAATCGTAGGATCTTGTTTCCTCCATTTCAAGGTTTACATTGATTTATGAGATGGTATGATTATATATGCTACATAAACCAACATTTTTTAAGGTATGATCCCATATTGTATTGGTATAAAATTGGTGGTAGTGAAACCAACATTGATATAGAAAAAAATAGACATTTTTATTTCTAACGTGTTTCCATCTACATCTTTCACTTGTCTTGCAATTGTGTACATTCTCATGTAAATACCAACGATGTTATACTCGCGCCCTTTTATGCTTCATACCATAATGTGACTCCTCTAATTCCATAAGACCAGGAGTGCGCAAGGAGTGTAATGCTTCGTGTGGTTCATGTAACTAAACTCGGCTTCTATTTGTAGATATGAGCAAAGGTTATGTTTTTATCACTTAAAATGTGCTCTATATGTTTTCTTAAATGCTCACATATACATACTAGTTGCATAAAATGAAAGTAAGCGTGTAGGACTCAATAGCATATAAAATAGTGACTAGTGATTTAGAACTTTCCTTGGTGTAAcccaataaaaaatattgaaaagaatgGAGTTGTACCCTCATCTCTAGTATCAATTAAATGCAAGATTCACAAGCCAACTTCTCAATTTGAGTATTAAATACAAAGTGCACATTACCTAGGACTTATGTAATTTCGTACAATATTGTATTCTTGTGGAAAGAGCTTGCTTAACAATATGCTCGAGTTCTACGCTCGTTGGCCAATTCTCTCCAATGACAAAACTTATGTTTCCATGAGTTGAAATCTAGAATCTCCATTTCCAAGTGTTGCACCATCTTATTACTCGacgtttttcttcatccaaatctaTTGATTGATATCTTCATTATTTTATAGTCTCTCTTTTCAATGTCTTCCCCCAAGCTAAACTATGCAACCAAATAGCGTTCACTTCCTTgtcaacctcaatcaaaacctaGAATAAAATACATGCACTTAGCtatcaaatatggaaaaaaataCATGCACTTGTCTAAAAAAAATTAGCACTAccctaaataaatcatgtagaaaaCTTTCTCCAATACCAACCGATCGATAATCAAATCGAATATTCCATTCTAATCTCACCATCGCTGATTTTTGTTCTCTTCACTTATGTGCCGATCCAATGCACTATGCTACTGATGTGAACATTCAGAAAGCGAAAATTGGTATTTTCTACATCTACACCTTCCACATGTCTTGAAATTTTGTATGTGGTCAAATTTTGTGCCTACAATGTTATACATAATATTTCGCACCCCTTTGTGATTTATAACAATATGTCACCCCTGTAATACCACAAGACTATTTAATAAAGAGTATGTTGATTGAATAAGATTTATGTATTTGAAATATGCTTCTTTTTTGTTGTGAGCATGTACTATGTTTTTCATCAACTCGAGACATTATTGTTACAGTTTCTTAAGAATTTGAGTATCTGCAGTAGTTGCATACAATGAAAATGAGCAAGCTTCAAAGACATAAGTTATATAGACATCGAAGGCATGAAAGAAGAGGTCGTGAAGCTTTAGAATGAACTGATCGCTAGAGGGGCTATATTTGAAGCTTTATTTTATTAGATCATTTATAAATGTATGGGAAAAGTAGAAGATTATGATATTTGCAGATCTCACTGATAATGTATGAGTTATATCTATTATCTTATTCTTGATGGAAATGCGATTGCCAATTTCTCAATATGACGACACTTTTATCTTCTTCGTATCAATCAACAAATACCTTGAGATATTGGAAATTATATTCAAAATGCGCTTACAACTTACCTTAAAATGTGTTACAGCAAAGTGAAATTTTAATGTTGTCATCAAAGGGACAAAACGACatcaatatttaattttcaatctttgGAATATGATGAGGACATACTGATGTCCAAAACAGATGCTATGAATGGCACAAGAGGACGCCAATAACCCTAAAATGATAGTTTTATTCAACGGTTAATTTTCAATCTTTGGAATATGATGAGGACATGCTGATGTCCAAAACAGATGCTATGAATGGCACAAGAGGACGCCAATAACCCTAAAATGATAGTTTTATTCAACGGTGAGAAAAAAGAATTGGGAAAGACGGTCTTCATTGGGAGACCTCTTGTTTGTTTTATTTAGTATGCGaatttcttttgaatgtaattcACCAGTTCCTGGGTGATGCGGGAGGCCTTGCTCAAAACGGAATCGGGGAGAGGGGGATTCGCCGCAAACAGAGAATTGGCGATTGTCTGAACTCCGGGAAACTGGCTGCTCAATCCAGCTATGGCCACTGCATTTTCATGccccacattctgctggaaatgaacaagtgcctttggaaacacaaacacatctcccttctccaaAGTTTTGCTGAAAAATTTGTTGCTGgtgtcaatgaaacccacaagaagctggccttccagtaaaacaagaacttcggtggctcttgggtgtgtgtgaggaggatttattccacccacTGCGTAGTCGATGCGGACCAACGATATTCCAAACGTATTGAGGCCTGGTATCTGTTTAACGTTCGCCATCGTTACGTTGGAGCCCACATCATTGTCGGTGTTCCCTGCCTGCCCAAGTCCCCGGAAGAAGAAATCGTTTGCTGAAACTTGCATTGGGTCTTTGCAAACGAACCCGTTCACCAAAACTGTTTAAAACAAGATCAAATCAATCTGTCTGTTAGTAACTCGACTCGTCTAATAAGCAAATCATTATCATTGTTTATGTATAAATATTCTCACTCACCGTTGCTTTCCTCATCTGCAACGCAGAAATCTTGCAAGGGATCCGGATCCCCTGCCATGACCCTGTCGCTGTAACAGCATATCAACAGAAAAAGTCCCAACGTGAAGTAAATCATGCGGTTAGCCATTGTAATAGAAACTCAGACACAAGAGATCAGGATATGAATGTCTATTACAAACCCATTACACGCTTTATATAGCCCAAACCATAACTCTCCGCAAAGACTAATTCATCTTGACTCCGTATATTTCACGGATCCTTCCAGAGTTGTTGCTCTTTTCCTTACGTCACACTAAGTCTTACTGCATGTGGTTGTCTCGCCTGCTACCGCAGATGTATTCTCACCATCCTTTCATTAACgttgaaattttctatcttctcccTGCCCTGCTGCGTATGCCTATCTCAAGATCAACTTACCTCCTGCCTTACACGTATTCTCGCCATCGCCATCATTTTAGTAATGTGGAATTGTTTAGACTTAATTGGAACGGTGGGCTTCTTCAAAGGA is a window of Cryptomeria japonica unplaced genomic scaffold, Sugi_1.0 HiC_scaffold_468, whole genome shotgun sequence DNA encoding:
- the LOC131058043 gene encoding putative germin-like protein 2-1 — protein: MANRMIYFTLGLFLLICCYSDRVMAGDPDPLQDFCVADEESNVLVNGFVCKDPMQVSANDFFFRGLGQAGNTDNDVGSNVTMANVKQIPGLNTFGISLVRIDYAVGGINPPHTHPRATEVLVLLEGQLLVGFIDTSNKFFSKTLEKGDVFVFPKALVHFQQNVGHENAVAIAGLSSQFPGVQTIANSLFAANPPLPDSVLSKASRITQELVNYIQKKFAY